One region of Xyrauchen texanus isolate HMW12.3.18 chromosome 11, RBS_HiC_50CHRs, whole genome shotgun sequence genomic DNA includes:
- the LOC127651190 gene encoding F-box only protein 8-like, whose translation MGQGLWRVARNQQLQQQYSEQCFLQREREQGWRTGSPLTEPLQQLHTPQCLVPGTDISHLLHARNCKDEQGFIDLEMLPPELSITILSYLNATELCLASCVWQDLGNDEYLWQGLCKSTWGHCSIYNRRLPHGFSYRKLYMELDEGSLTFNANPQEGISYFMSRGILVDHPKEIAKFIFYTRMLNWKMLRIYLDERRDVLDELVTLHNFSNQFLPNALRDFFRHIHAPEERGEYLETLITKFSHRFCACNPTLVREVGLSPDAVYVLCYSLILLSIDLTSPHVKNKMSKREFIRNTRRAAQNISEDFVGHLYDNIYLIGHIAA comes from the exons ATGGGTCAGGGTCTGTGGAGGGTGGCGAGGAACCAGCAGCTGCAGCAGCAGTACAGTGAACAGTGCTTCCTCCAGCGGGAGAGAGAGCAGGGCTGGAGGACGGGGTCCCCACTGACTGAGCCACTGCAGCAGCTCCATACACCACAATGCCTGGTCCCTGGTACAGACATCAGCCACCTGCTCCATGCCCGCAATTGCAAAGATGAGCAGGGCTTCATTGACCTTGAGATGCTACCACCCGAACTCAGCATCACCATCCTCTCATACCTGAATGCTACCGAACTGTGCCTGGCCTCCTGCGTGTGGCAGGACTTGGGCAATGATGAGTACCTGTGGCAGGG CCTGTGTAAATCCACTTGGGGTCACTGTTCCATATACAATCGAAGGCTTCCACATGGATTTTCTTATAGAAAGCTTTACATGGAATTAGATGAAGGAAGTCTAACGTTCAACGCCAACCCGCAAGAG GGTATCAGTTATTTCATGTCCAGAGGCATTCTGGTGGACCACCCGAAGGAAATTGCCAAGTTTATATTCTATACCAGAATGCTGAATTGGAAAATGCTGCGGATTTATCTTGATGAGCG GCGAGATGTACTGGATGAGCTAGTCACACTTCATAATTTTAGCAACCAGTTCCTCCCTAACGCACTCAGGGACTTCTTCAGACACATTCATGCCCCAGAGGAGAGGGGTGAGTACCTGGAGACCCTCATCACCAAATTCTCTCATCGCTTTTGTGCCTGCAATCCCACTCTGGTGCGAGAAGTGGGCCTAAGTCCTG ATGCAGTGTACGTGCTCTGCTACTCTCTCATCCTTCTCTCCATCGACCTCACCAGCCCCCACGTGAAGAACAAGATGTCCAAGAGGGAGTTTATTCGAAACACACGGCGGGCTGCTCAGAACATCAGTGAGGACTTTGTAGGCCACCTCTATGACAACATCTATCTGATCGGCCACATTGCAGCCTAG